In Geotalea uraniireducens, the genomic window CTTTGCCGTGGCGCTTTTCACCTATCTTGGAGTGAGCATCCTGATGCGCAGCTCCCACAGTTTCTGACAGAGAGGACCCCGATGCTGGCACGGCTCTATCAACGTCTTGCCTCCCTGACCCTCGGCCTCTGGCTGATGGGCGGGGTGATGGCGCTCCTGGCGAGCGGCTCGGTGGCCGCCGGCGAAGGGAGCGGCATCAACGAGATGGCGCTGTTCGCCTGGCTCGGCGCGGCACCGTTCGCCCTGACCTGGTGGCTCTGGGGGACCCTGGCGCTGCTCGCGCTCTTGGTCGTGAACACGCTCCTCTGCAGCGTCGAGGCGCTGCGCCGCCGGGCCGGTAAGAGCGGCCCCGTCGCCTTGCTGGCGCCGCAGTTGATGCATCTCGGCTTTCTGTTCATCGTCCTCGCCCACCTGCTGAGTGCCAGCGGCGGAGCCCATGAGGCACTGCAGGTGGAGGAGGGGGCGGTGATCGGCTTTCCCGACGGCAGCACGGTCCGGGTTGCGGCACTCGATGCCGTCCCCGGGCCGATGGGAATGCCGAGCGATTACCGGGCCCAGCTGCTGACCGCCAGCGGCGGCCGCGAAACGGCCGTCACCGTCAGCCCCAACCATCCTCTGTTCCATGGCGGTTTCGGCATTTACCTGAAGCAGGTGGAACTCGTTCCGTACCGGGCCGCCCTGCTGGAAATCCACCGCGAACCGGGCGCCAGCTGGGCGCTGGTAGGGGCACTGTTCTTTACCGCCGGCAATGTGGCGCTCCTCTTCGTCAGGCGGGAACGGCGGTAACACGCAAATCGCTGGCCCGCCGACACCACGGTATGCTATGATGAAAAACTCTTAAAGCGTGACCGCCAGCGAAGAGCGACAGGGACAATCAAGCCGCGGAGGAGACGATGGGAAAATCTATCAACCATATGATGGTTGCCGTACTGACGCTGCTCGCCGCATTCGCCGGCGAAAGCGCCGCCGCCGGCCCCCCCGTCGCCACGGTTTCCGCGGAGCAGCTTGCCGACGGTGCCGTCACCTACCGGGCCATCGCCCCCAACAGCATCGCCAACAGCAAGATCCTCGACGGGGCGGTTTCCGACGCCAAGCTCGGCTTCGGCGCGGTCACGACCCCCAAAATCGCCGACGGGGCGGTCACCGATGCCAAGATCACCGGCCCGATCGCCGGCACCAAACTCGGCCGGCACGGCCACGATGCCGCCGACATCGTCCAGGGGACGATCGACATCGCCCGGTTACCGGTCGGTACCGGCCCGGAGATGGTGGCCGCCGGCAACCACACCCATCCCGGACTCAAAAAGCCGGCCAACGTGATCGTCGTCGCCCGGAGCGGCGGCGACTTCACCAACCCGCTCGAAGCACTCAACGCCATCAGCGACGCCAGCGCCGACAACCCCTACCTGGTGAAGATCATGCCGGGGATTTACGACCTGGGTCTGGCGACGCTGGTTATGAAGGAATACGTCGATATCGAAGGGAGTGGCGAAACGACCACCCGGCTGCGGGGCAGCGGCGGCAGTGCCGGGGTAGTGGCCGGGGCCTCCCAGGCCGAGCTGCGCAACCTGACCGTGGAAGCAGGCGGTGTTGACGGCGAGGTAGTCGGCATCTTCAACGGCAACGCCTCGCCCCGCCTCTCCCACCTGGCGGTGGAAGTTCACGGGGAAAAGAGCAGTTTCGGCATCTATAACATGATGGCCGCCCCCCGGCTGAGCGATGTCATCGTCTCGGTAACCGGCAGCGACACCACCTTCGGCATCTTCAACCTTCATTCCTCACCGGA contains:
- a CDS encoding cytochrome C biogenesis protein ResB; this encodes MLARLYQRLASLTLGLWLMGGVMALLASGSVAAGEGSGINEMALFAWLGAAPFALTWWLWGTLALLALLVVNTLLCSVEALRRRAGKSGPVALLAPQLMHLGFLFIVLAHLLSASGGAHEALQVEEGAVIGFPDGSTVRVAALDAVPGPMGMPSDYRAQLLTASGGRETAVTVSPNHPLFHGGFGIYLKQVELVPYRAALLEIHREPGASWALVGALFFTAGNVALLFVRRERR